TTTGCCAGAACTATGCTGAAAACACTATATATTACAACGCGTTTAATATTGTATCCACGGAAGGTGATTTTGTTGAATGAAGAAATGCCAAGTCGTTCTAGGAGTTCGGAACGAATGTTCCAATATATCCAAATGCCATGATGAAGAAGGCGAATGCTTGGATAAAGAGAAAGATGAAGTAGTGGTTTTTCCCGAACATAACATCGTACCAACCAATAAAGAAGAGGTACATCCCAACACCAAGTTCTAACAAGTGAATTCTGTTTgatatttgagaaaaaaatatgagaaatgtAGGTAAGCATAAGTACCATATGACAAACTATTAAGAAATTGTTGAATGCCAAAGTTTTTAAAACTGGTTTGCAAGTCGCGACATCAAAGTTTCTGATGTTTCTGTAACATTTATGCAACCACAATTGAGGTCACATTAGTTGCTTAGATTGCAATGCTCTATAGTATTAAAGATTTTGACACGAGTTTCACTTCAAAAGTTGTTGAATGCTATCAAATAACAAAGCAAATGTTACTTAATTTTACCTGTCTTCAATCCTGAATCGAGGCTTCTTGAGCGCTTTAGTGCCTGCTTTAACCTTAAGAGCATCTCCAAGTTTCTCAGTCACAACCCATTCATTCACTCGACTAGTCTCAAGTAGACCAACAACAGTAGCCTTCGCTCGATGTAGAGACATAACATTCTCAAATAAAATCCAAAAGACAAGTAAATGGAGTGACCTGTAGAAAACACAATCAAGTCAACAAAACTTTACTTGCAAAACAAGTTTCTTGTATTTAGATGGAACTTTCGCTTATGTATTTGATTAAAGGTCTTGCAAACTAATGCTAATCCAACATGTCACATAATAGCAAcgtaaaaatatattcaaaccAGTGTATTGGATTGTAGAAGAAAATTTGAGAGAAATAAAGACCTTGGAGTTCCAACTGCATTGAGAAGTGTGATAACCGAAGGGATATAAACAGCTCCCCATTTAGGGACCGCAACCTCAGGTACCAAAACCGTCGCCGGTAGTACAATGCAGTAAAACACAAATGTATTGATGTGTGCTATCACTTTTCTAACAAAGAAGAAGCTGTAAATGACATGTATCTTCTTCCACAAGGTCACTTTCTGCAATGTACACACATATATACAAATTTAATTTGGAGCATTAGTTTAGTAACAGATATATTTTGTACTGTATAGATTGAAATTAATTCAAGGAACCAATCTTAGCCATACCTTGTTTCTAATTATCTCCATGACCATTTTTCGGAAAAGATTGGCTGGTCCGCAAGACCAACGATGTTGTTGGTAACGGTAGGCCTTGAAAGTACTTGGCAATTCATTTTTAACCTGTATTCAAAATAAATACCTCAAATCAATACTTTAAAAGTcgaatcaaatatcaaattgaCGAGACCTTTTAATCATCATTCAACGGTTTAAACTGCTTAAACAATGTAGGTTCGCAGCTCAATCAGTGAAATTATCTATCTAGCCTGagttttaaaacattgtttCGAATTCAAACTACGAGAATTTTCAAAATCCAAATTGAATTCATGAACATGAAATTAAGAAAGTGAACCTTCAAGTTAGACAAGTATAAGAATTTCCATCCTTTGAGACTAGCTCGAACAGCCAAGTCCATGTCTTCAACCGTGGTCCTATCTTTCCATCCACCAGCCTCATTCAGCGCTGCAATTCTCCAAACTCCCGCAGTCCCTATTGTAATTCCCAACAATACAAATTATAGGCTGATTTTCATGCCACAACAAAACATGAACTAGTTttctttgttcaattttttattaaatatttttttttggtacaatggggaaaaacaaaaagaaatttttattaagtatttgacataatactccctccgtcccaaaatataagggaaaattggtcaaccaaaattgatgtatttagtccaaattcttaaccaaatacatcaattttctttgaccaattttcctttataatttgagacggagggagtatatcatTGTTAGTTTATTACCATTGAAGCCAAAGAAAGCGTAAGTGGAAGAGCCCACTTCTTGTTCCACAGTAAAATGGTAATCTAATGACATCTCTTGCATTCTGGTCATCATACATTCATCAGCATTCactgaaaataataaaaaattgtatagtTAAGTCAAAAAAAACATTGCCGGTgtgaaatttattaatttaactaGTATATACTCCATACGctccaaaatataaacaaaaacgaGTTAAGTAAATTTGATGTTtagttcaaaatttgaattaaatacatttatttttattaactatattttgcttatattttaaaatggaaTGATTATATCGAATTAATCAGAAATTATAAAGTTCAAAATAAATGCATATCTGTCGGTTGGCAGAAATAAACACTTAAACAGTGACTAAGTGAGAAATGAGACCAGTATTAAATATGCATGTGCAATTGCCGGGTTAAGCAGAAGAGTAGTAGAgtggaaaaaaagaaaatgaattgaaGGAGCACTAAAAGAACAATGATGATATCAACAACCACAATAATAATATGGAAATGTTAACGTatacttaaaatatttttaagaattttaaatagtaaatagtaaaattttatgaaattgtatatacagtaaaaaaaaaattaagaaatttaattttttgaatagataaatttttaaactatttttcttaAAGAATGTTATGAAGACACTCGTTACCAAAacacaatataaaaatttttgttgatttttgtgtttgtaagaCATAAATGTCCTTTGAAATAGTACACATGCATGTTTTAAGTATTGCCAGCCAGAAATCAACAACAATAATGGTTGGTCCCGCACAAAATCTTCAATTTATTAGCTGAAAACATTACTAGTAATTTGGAATTGCACATATACCCCCATATGTAGCAATTCTTTGTGTCAATGAAGTGTGGCCTCGTTAGTCCCACACGTTTTAGGCCCTGCCCTAGCATTATAACCCGGATATCACATTTTTCTAAAACattatcatcatcttcattttattttttgttatgacATGATTGCATTGTTGAAGATCTCAGAGAACAATTTTTCTAACAGTACAATAATGGTTATAGTAGCATTATACACTTTTGCCCTAATTATATGCATTTGTAACTTAATTACTCTAATCATGTTTTCCTAATCACATTATGCAGTggcaaaatgtttttttttttttttttttgaaattatgcAGTGGCAAAATGTTGATCTAAGACTAAGTATCTAACTTTTCGGCCACAAAGCCAACCATATATAAATGAATCATTAGCCATGATAATTTAATACGTGAATACCATTATTACTCCTATCTTATATCATGGGTCATGGCCTCATGAATAATCACCTATCTATCAGCTGTTTCGTTCACAACTTTTTGTGACAGCCTGTccgcaattttttttaatatgtttactACTAATATATGCCTTCCCCACCTTTTTTCCTAAGAGCATGGAACATAAGAACCAAACAAAGTAAAtgtattcaaaaataaaaataaaataaaggtgTTGAAATATTTAATAACACCTGAAATAACACATTCtcttaaatgattttttttggaaggTAGTAGGTCCACATGTATAAAAAACAAGGGCTAAATTGTTTtgttacaataaaatatttatttattatttggcaaatgctaaatagtgctctCGGGGCACTTTTTAAgtccttaaatagtaagtttttttatagaatttttatggaaatgcataaagtcaacgcattgaaaattggagtgtttaattatttaaataaaaaatttcttttaatagaatgcttaaagagtgcctcggggacactcgttagcaagaccttgttatttttataaaaaattattaaactttaGTCACCCCGGTTTATTACTAATGTTTTAGTTCTTCATTTTATAAATACCACGtgtttgtaaccaaaaaaaatgtgacaCGTTAAAAGAATAGATAAGAGATTATAATTATATAGGGATTAATAAACATTTAACCTTTAACTTCCTAAAAATATTTCAACATACATATAGAATTGCATCtaatatgttaaaatataattctatagtaaatatatttttactaatataatattataatattatattagagTTGTTAGACTCACATACTatatctgtaaaaaaaaaaaaaaaaactcacatacTATAGAATTTAGAGTTTAAATTATAATTCCTTATTTAGTAACTAATGAATGAGGTACCTTAAGTGAGATCGTTTACTACtacaatttttttggtaaggtaATTTAGTGTCGTGACTATAAATTTCACTGCGAATAAGTGAGATGTTCAAACCCCTGAGGTTTAAACTTCTGCTCCTGCATTAACGttcctaccaattgagttaagttCACGAACTACGCTAAatttaatcttataaaaaatgaaaagaaaatcatATGTGGCTTAAATGAAAGGCAACCACCAAAGCTGAAGGTGGTACCATAGATTATGATGTTTGCAACTTTAAAAAGGGTTTGTTCAACCACAAAGTGGGACCCACAACCCCCCAACCAAAACTAAAAATCCCCAAACCAAAAAACAACCCACCGACAgtttttaaaaccaaaactaaGTTTTTAGAATTCCCTATCTAATTAaaaaaggcaaatgctaaatagtgcccccggggcactctttaagcccttaaatagtatgttttttatagaatttttatcgaaatgcgtaaagtcaacgcattggaaattgtaatgtttaactttttgaataaaaagtttctttaaatggaatgcttaaagagtgccccgggggcactcgttagcaagacccattaaaaaatcatattaagATTATGTCAAATAATGAAGCCGTCATTAAGAAGAATctttaaactaaattaaattagaaaagtgttttcttgtttttcttaaaagaaaaagaaagaaaattaccAAATTTCCATCGAGCTTGAATAAGCCCAAGTTCAGAATTATGCACCATAAATGGCACTGTACGCCATAAGAAATCAGGCTCTGGCTGAAAATCAGCATCAAAGATTGCAACAAAATCACATTGCTTCACATAGCTATGCTTCATTCCTTCTTTTAATGCCCCTGCTTTGTAACCATTTCTATTGTCTCTAACTTCATACTTTATATTCACACCTTTGCTTGCCCATCTTTGGCATTCTAGTTGCACCAATTcctacatttatttatttttttaccacaaAAATCCCAATCAATCATCATATCATCAATGTATTTTTACAAttaggcttttttttttgttaggttAAATCcatgaaatattaattttgcCATGATGGATTCTAAGTTACTTTAATAAATGTATCTAACTGTAATGTGAGTGCgacttcaatattttttatatcagcACGAATGAGTGACTGAAAGACACTGCAACTCAGCGATcgtttttttaatgaaatttgaTCAAGCATAATTTGTTAGTCAATTTGTTGTTGACTATGCATTTCTACAATATTAAATCTATGTTTAGTATCATAGTagtatgtcagaatcacggtgatTCACTATGATTTTACAAGAACTACAAAGGGGTGTACCTTTTGGAAAATTACGATGGATCACCGTAATTCTAGTATATCTACCGTGATatcaaacatacactaaaatcgtgaaaaaaaataattaaaaatgttgTATTTAATAATATTGGTGGTTACCTTAATTGTTGGGTCAGTAGAATCATCAAGAACTTGTATAATGATTCTATCAGAAGGCCATGAAAGACCACATGCAGCTCCAATTGACAATTGATAAACCTacataacataaaatattaagCCTTAAAAAGTGCTTAATTACTATGCTTAACAAAGTTAagttacattaaaataaaaacaaagtaccTCTCTTTCATTGTACATGGGGATTTGAACAACAACCATTGGATAACAAGAGTTTCCTAACTCAATATCATCCTTAATTGGTTCCCATTTGTAACGTTTTTCAGGTTTTCTTCCAAATAGCTTCACAAGAGTAATGACAACACCCATATAAACTCTTTCAATAAACATCATAACCGACATTATTAAACACAAAAACACTGATATTCTTAGTAATGGAACTATCAATGGTGCTTTGATTTGACTCCAAATCAAAGAAATTTGCATGGTTATGTCATCTTTTGCTCCTTGTAATGCAAAAGGGATAGTAGAAGTAGTagtagaagaaaaatgatccaTTTCAAAGTAGTAGTTTTGTTTGATAGAAGAATGTAAAGAAAGACAAGAACTCAAGAAGACAAAGATATGAAACAATGGTTGAGAACTACTAGATCCAAAAGGGTTTAAAGGAAcaagaatatttgtttttggtaaaAATTGTTATGTTTTGCTTCTGTTCCAAGCAAAACAATGTTATAGTAGATCTCAAAAATTAACAAGCAAATTTTTTTAGCTTTTCATATAGCTATGCATGTTTCTTTAGAAATGGAAATGAAAACAAGACTTGTGTGAAAAGTCAAAATATGAAAAGAGAAACAGAACAGCACATTTATTAAAAGCAGAagctgataaaaaaaaatgaaaaattaagagGGATATGACAGGAAATAGAAGAAAAGGTGAGAAGGGAAATGGGAGAAAagagaatgttttttttattttgtgtttatttagGAGTTTTCTAAATGGTAGTACATTGCATTGTGTTGTGTCTTATGAATGGGTTTTATAGTACTAAGTTGAAGCCTCAACCACATGTTATGGTAAAGCTGCTAATGGGGAACAGCAATTTGGCATCAGCATGTTAAGGTAAGCTGCTAATGTCAAGATATATATGAAAGtattaatgataattaaacaaataatcACTTGctatatttttagttattttaagaTATAATAATATTCTCAATTTGTCAAACAGAATATAtagttgcttaaaaaaaaaaaaatatatagttaatattttagtatcattttctatattttattttggttaaatataatattacttaGTGCAAAATGATAGGGTTTACTAGTTTTAGTTCTTGTAATATTTTGTATTTGGATTTGGTCCctgtaaattaaaaatcaattgtTTTTAGTCCCCGAAATCATCTTATTGGAccatgtggtgccacatgtcaTGATTATATTGGACCACATATGTcattagggactaaaaccatgaatttttaaatttgcatggactaaaaccaaacaaaaatcttccagggactaaaataaaaaatattggttttaTTCTTTGCAATTATAGTGTTTATTAGTTTTAgtcctgtaatttttttttgtttggattcggtctttgtaaattaaaaaacaattgttttttAGTTCTTTAAGTCACCGTATTGGGTCACATATGTCATCAGAGACTAAAAccatcaatttttaaatttgtatgcactaaaactaaacaaaaaaacttacatgctgaaacaaaaaaacactaaatttaaaaggactaaaatcatatttaaactttttatttttgtattttactATACAAACGGTACATTtgatttaaaacaaattttctaAAAGATTTCAATACGAAATGTTAATGAACTTCAGTTCAAAACAAATTATCtaatatatttcaaattcaaattagagttaaaacaattataaattttgtttgCATAGCAGTTAATGAAGCTCTTTTGATTTGTAAGGGCTGAGTACACCTAAGTACTcttttaatacaattttttgtttataaaaaatgaaaaagagttaaataagattttttctCACCTTTccaccaaaatataaattttattatagaaTCTTTGCCCTCTTGACACTTGAgagatttaaaaataaaataaagttacaCACATATATGTTTTTCATCATTCAATATATGTGAGTTGGAGTGTTTATTCCATATTCCAAAATACAAGGAATACTTCAATGAAATGGCATATGcctaaatataattttgtgcTTTAGATTGCCATATTTGGTTTGAAGGTTAGCTAGGATATGTAATATTATTGTGGGAAAAAACAAGAtgcacaaaaaacaaaaacaatgatCTCATTTTTTAAG
This genomic interval from Trifolium pratense cultivar HEN17-A07 linkage group LG6, ARS_RC_1.1, whole genome shotgun sequence contains the following:
- the LOC123890435 gene encoding glucomannan 4-beta-mannosyltransferase 9-like, producing the protein MDHFSSTTTSTIPFALQGAKDDITMQISLIWSQIKAPLIVPLLRISVFLCLIMSVMMFIERVYMGVVITLVKLFGRKPEKRYKWEPIKDDIELGNSCYPMVVVQIPMYNEREVYQLSIGAACGLSWPSDRIIIQVLDDSTDPTIKELVQLECQRWASKGVNIKYEVRDNRNGYKAGALKEGMKHSYVKQCDFVAIFDADFQPEPDFLWRTVPFMVHNSELGLIQARWKFVNADECMMTRMQEMSLDYHFTVEQEVGSSTYAFFGFNGTAGVWRIAALNEAGGWKDRTTVEDMDLAVRASLKGWKFLYLSNLKVKNELPSTFKAYRYQQHRWSCGPANLFRKMVMEIIRNKKVTLWKKIHVIYSFFFVRKVIAHINTFVFYCIVLPATVLVPEVAVPKWGAVYIPSVITLLNAVGTPRSLHLLVFWILFENVMSLHRAKATVVGLLETSRVNEWVVTEKLGDALKVKAGTKALKKPRFRIEDRIHLLELGVGMYLFFIGWYDVMFGKNHYFIFLFIQAFAFFIMAFGYIGTFVPNS